In one window of Frigoriglobus tundricola DNA:
- the rpoD gene encoding RNA polymerase sigma factor RpoD: MDWKNDEVLKALIEKAKQTGTLTYDEVNAALPPDAEPDRLTEITEYLLDQHGVSLIDGDEEAEEAPVAVVAEALLNDPEAPSYEDSDGDGRHIDDPVRMYLTQMGQIDLLDRKQEVSLAMKIELTRRRFRRKVLECDYAMRQVVETLKRVHSGDLPFDRTIKVSQTENLEKDKILARMPHNLRTLEPLMEANVEDFQRLGDERTPAPDCDGLRERLRLRRRKTVTLVEELSIRTQKVQPLMKKLEQISQRMDELESEIELLKGNRAVKEERANLEKELQDLMLITLEEPASLRKRVGIMKQRFAEYEQAKRELSGGNLRLVVSIAKKYRNRGLSFLDLIQEGNTGLMRAVDKYEHRRGFKFSTYATWWIRQAITRAIADQARTIRIPVHMIETMSKLRNVSKQLLQKLGREPTIEETAKEAGYTLEETKRVLKISRQPISLDRPVGESEDSYFGDFIEDNSVESPVNAATNEMLKDKIEGVLKTLTYREREIIKLRYGLGDGYTYTLEEVGRIFKVTRERVRQIEAKAVRKLQHPVRSRQLEGFLDGLKNKT, translated from the coding sequence ATGGACTGGAAAAACGACGAAGTCCTCAAGGCCCTCATCGAGAAGGCCAAGCAGACCGGCACCCTCACCTATGACGAGGTGAACGCCGCGCTGCCCCCGGACGCGGAGCCGGACCGCCTCACCGAGATCACCGAGTACCTTCTCGACCAGCACGGGGTGAGCCTGATCGACGGCGACGAGGAGGCCGAGGAGGCGCCCGTCGCGGTCGTCGCCGAGGCGCTCCTCAACGACCCCGAAGCGCCCTCCTACGAGGACTCCGACGGCGACGGGCGGCACATCGACGACCCCGTCCGCATGTACCTCACGCAGATGGGCCAGATCGACCTGCTCGACCGCAAGCAGGAGGTCTCGCTCGCCATGAAGATCGAACTCACCCGCCGCCGCTTCCGCCGCAAGGTGCTGGAGTGCGACTACGCGATGCGGCAGGTGGTCGAGACCCTCAAGCGCGTCCACTCGGGCGACCTGCCGTTCGACCGCACCATCAAGGTCTCGCAGACCGAGAACCTCGAGAAGGACAAGATCCTCGCGCGGATGCCGCACAACCTGCGGACCCTCGAGCCGCTCATGGAGGCGAACGTCGAGGACTTCCAGCGGCTCGGCGACGAGCGCACCCCGGCCCCGGACTGCGACGGGCTCCGCGAGCGGCTCCGGCTCCGCCGCCGCAAGACGGTCACGCTCGTCGAGGAGCTGTCGATCCGCACCCAAAAGGTGCAGCCGCTGATGAAGAAACTGGAGCAGATCAGCCAGCGGATGGACGAACTCGAGTCCGAGATCGAGCTGCTCAAGGGCAACCGCGCGGTCAAGGAGGAGCGGGCGAACCTGGAGAAGGAGCTCCAGGACCTCATGCTCATCACCCTGGAAGAGCCGGCCAGCCTGCGGAAGCGGGTCGGCATCATGAAGCAGCGGTTCGCGGAGTACGAGCAGGCCAAGCGCGAGCTGTCCGGCGGCAACCTGCGGCTCGTCGTCTCGATCGCCAAGAAGTACCGCAACCGCGGCCTGTCGTTCCTCGACCTGATCCAGGAGGGCAACACCGGCCTCATGCGGGCCGTGGACAAGTACGAGCACCGCCGCGGGTTCAAGTTCAGCACGTACGCGACGTGGTGGATCCGGCAGGCGATCACGCGGGCCATTGCCGACCAGGCCCGGACGATCCGCATCCCGGTCCACATGATCGAGACGATGTCGAAGCTCCGCAACGTCTCCAAGCAGTTGCTCCAGAAGCTCGGCCGCGAGCCCACGATCGAAGAGACCGCGAAGGAGGCGGGCTACACGCTCGAGGAGACCAAGCGGGTGCTGAAGATCAGCCGCCAGCCGATCAGCCTCGACCGGCCGGTGGGCGAGAGCGAGGACTCGTACTTCGGCGACTTCATCGAGGACAACTCGGTCGAATCGCCGGTGAACGCCGCCACCAACGAGATGCTGAAGGACAAGATCGAGGGCGTGCTGAAGACGCTCACGTACCGCGAGCGCGAGATCATCAAACTCCGCTACGGGCTGGGCGACGGCTACACGTACACGCTCGAAGAGGTCGGCCGCATCTTCAAGGTGACGCGCGAGCGCGTCCGCCAGATCGAGGCGAAGGCGGTCCGCAAGCTGCAACACCCGGTCCGCAGCCGCCAGCTCGAGGGCTTCCTCGACGGGCTCAAGAACAAGACTTAG